In the Campylobacter lari genome, AAAATAAATTTTAAAGGATAAAACATGGGTGTGAGTGTATTTGATATGAGGTTGCTTCAAGATTCTTGGAGCACCCCTGCAATGAGAGCTATTTTTAGTGAAGAAAATAGAATTCAAAAATGGCTTGATGTAGAAGCTGCTTTGGCAAAAGCCCAAGCAAAACTTGGCATTATCCCTAATGAAGCAGCTATAGAAATAGCTAAAAAAGCGCATTATAAATTTATGGATATGGATTTTATTTTTGCTGAGTTTAAAAAGACCAAACACCCTTTAGTGCCTACTGTGCGTGGTTTAGAAAAAGCTTGTGAAAATGGTCTTGGTGAATATGTACATTTTGGTGTAACAACGCAAGATATCATTGATACAGGCTTAGTTTTACAATTTAAAGAGGCTATGGCTTTAATCAAGCAAGATTTAAAAGATATAGCTAAAAATTTAGCAAAAATTGCAAAAGAGCATAAAAATACTGCAATGATGGGAAGAACCTTAGCTTTACAAGCTTTACCTATAACTTTTGGACACAAAGTTGCAATTTGGCTAAGTGAGCTTAATCGCCATTATGAAAGAATTATCGAACTTGAAAAAAGATTATATGTAGGTTTAATTGTAGGTGCAGTGGGAACTAAAGCAAGTTTAAGTGACAAGGCTAATGAAGTAGAAAAACTTACTTTAGAAAGCTTAGGTTTAGAAGTTCCTGATATCTCATGGCAACCAGCAAGAGATCGTTTTATCGAGCTTGGTTATGTTTTAGGCAATATCAATGCAACCTTTAACAAAATCGCACATCAACTTTTAATCTTAGCCCATAATGAAATCGATGAAATTGCTGAGCCTTTTGGAAAAGGTCAAGTAGGAAGTTCTACTATGCCTCATAAAAGAAATCCTGCAGTAAGTGAAAATGCAGTGACTGTAAGTAATGCTCTAAGAGCTAATATTGCAATTTTAAGTGATATAGAAAGACATGAGCATGAAAGAGATGGTCAAGTATGGAAAATGGAATGGAAGCTTTTGCCAGAAGCGTTTTTGATGCTTTCAGTGGTATTAGCAAATATGAAATTTGTCTTTGATGATTTAGAAGTTAAAAAAGACAAAATGTTAAAAAATCTTGATACGCTTAATGGTTTTGTATTAGCAGAACGCGTGATGTTTGCTTTGAGTGATCATTATGGTAAGCAACATGCACATGAAATTGTTTATGAAAATGCTATGAGAGGCATAGAAAATCATAAAACTTTCAAAGAAGTTTTACTTGAAGATGAGCGTGTGAGTAAGGTTTTAAGTGAAAAAGATATTGATGTTTTAATGGATGCTACAACTTATGTAGGTTATGCACCAAAATTAGTTGATGAGTTCTTAGAAAAAATCGCTAATGCACCAATTCTAAAGTAGGAAAAAATGTATTTAAGTGAAAAACTAGCCGAATTTATCGTAAATTTAGACTATGAAGCTATTCCTAGCGAAGTAAAGCAAAGAGCAAAAGAGCTTATGCTTGATGCACTAGGAACAGCCCTAGCTGCTAAAAATGAAGCTTGTGTTTTAAATGCAACTAAGGCTTTTGAAGCTTTAAGCATAAATCCTAGTGAAAAAATTTGGAGTGGGGATAAAAAGCTTGATGTAATTTATGCTGCGATGGTAAATGCCATTGCAGCGCATGCCCTTGATTTTGATGATACTCATACTGAAGCTATTTTGCACGCTAGTGCTATTTTAACTCCGCTTTGTTTAACTTATGGATTTAGCGTAAGTAAAGATGGAAAAAAAGTTTTAAAAGCTTTTATAGTTGGTTGGGAAATTGCTGCTAGAGTGGGTATAGCAAGCAAAGGAAATTTCCATAAACGCGGCTTTCATACTACAGCTATAGCAGGAATTTTTGGTAGTGTGGCTGCAAGCTGTGTTTTGCTTGATTTAAACAAAGAACAAATCATCAATGCTCTAGGTTTAGCAGGAAGTTTTGCAAGTGGGGTGAATGAGTTTTTATCTAATGGGTCTAATTCTAAAGTTTTGCACATAGCTAATGCTTTGAAAAATGGAATTTTAGTAGCAAATTGCGCAAAAGCTAATATGAGTGGTCCTTTGAGTATATTTGAAGGAAGGGATAATATCTTTAGAACTTTTGGCTTAGAAGATGAGTGTGATAAAAATGAACTTTGTAAGGGTTTGAATGAAATTTGGCAAGTAATGCAAGTTTCACTAAAACCTTATCCAAGTTGTCATTTTGCACATGGGCTTATTGATTGTGCTATGAGTTTAAGAAATGATGGTTTAAATGCACAAGATATCAAAAGTTTACATTGTTTTGTAGATGAGGTGCCAATTTCATTTATCTGTGATCCAATAGAAGCAAAATATACTCCACAAAGTGCTTATGCTGCTAAATTTTCCATGCCTTTTTTAATGGCTTTGGCATTTTTTGATGGCAAGATCACTTTAAAATCTTATGAAAATTTAAATAGAGCCGAACTAATAGAATTTGCTAAAAAAATTAGCTATGAAAAGAAAAAATCTAGCGGTTTCCCTAAATACTTTCCAGGACATTTAGAAGCTGTTTTAAATGATGGAAAGGTAATTAAAAAAGATGTACTGATTAACAAAGGAAATTTTGATAATCCTTTAAGTTTTGATGAATTAAAAGATAAATTTCTTTCTAATGCTAGTATAGCACTTTCTTTAGAAAAGGCTGAGGAATTAGTCAAAAAGCTTCAAAATTTAGAAAATCTAAATGATTTTGATTTCTAGCAATCTCATTTTTTGAGATTGCTTATTATTTTAAAAAAGAAATAATTTAATTTTTTATATAATGTTTTATCTTAGTTTTTGTAAGGAAAAACATGACTTTAGATACATTAAAAGATAATGAAGAAGCTCTTATAGTAGGCTTTGAAGCAGATAAACAACTCCAAGCAAGACTTTTTAGTTTTGGTTTTGCAAAAAACAAAAAAGTTAAAAAAATTCGCTCTTCTATTGCAAATTCTACTATTATGGTAGAACTTGATACAACTTGTGTGATTTTACGCTCAAGTGAAGCAAAAATAATACAAATTTCAAAAGAGTTTTAATGAAAGAAATCATCGTTGCTTTAGTAGGTCAGCCAAATGTTGGTAAAAGTTTATTAATTAACGCACTTTGTAAAGCTAATATGAAAGTTGGTAATTTTAGCGGTGTTACGGTTGAAAAGGCTGAGGCTAGATTAGTTTATAAAAATTATGAGTTTAAATTTATAGATTTACCAGGAACTTATGCATTAGATGGTTATAGCGAAGAAGAAAAAATTACAAAAGATTTTTTAAAAAAGGGTAAATTTGATCTTGTAGTAAATGTGCTTGATTCTACAAATTTGGAGCGTAATTTGATTTTGAGTGCATCTTTAATAGAAGCTAAAATTAAAATGATTATGGCTTTAAATATGCAAGATGAAGCTAAAAATGAAGGTTTTAGTATAGATTTTAAAATTTTATCCCAACTTCTAAATACACCTTGTCTTGGTGTGTGTGCTAAAACTAAAGAAAATCTAAATGCACTTTTGGATTTAATCATTTCAACCCATGAAGCTAAATTTGAAGCCAAAGAGCGTGTTTATAGTGATATCATAGAAGAAGAACTTACAAAAATAAGTGAATTTTTAAATCAAAATGAAATTACTTATTTAGATTTTTCTACAAAAGATTTAGCACTTGCTTTACTTAAAAATGAAGCTAATATAGTCATTTCACACGCTTTGAGAAAAATACTTGATGAAGCTTTGGAAAAAATCTATATGGCATATCATAGCAAAGATATAGAAAGTATTTTTAAAGAAGAGCTAATTGCTTTTGCAAATGGTATATGTGCTAAGGTTTTAAGTAAGGGTGTTAAGTATAAAAATCATACCAAAGAAATAGATTCTATTTTAATCAATAAATTTTTAGGAATTCCTATATTTTTGTTTTTTATGTGGGCTTTATTTCAACTAACCTTTACTTTAGGTCAAATCCCTATGGATTATATAGAAATGTTTTTTGCTAATTTAGGTGATATGGTAAAAAATAATATTAGCAATGAATTCATCGCATCAGCCTTAGCTGATGGTGTTTTAGGTGGAGTTGGTGCGGTTATAACTTTTTTACCAAATATTATGATTTTATTTTTTGGTATAGCTTTGCTTGAAACAACTGGATATATGGCTAGGGTTGCATTTTTATTAGATGGAATTTTATACAAATTTGGCTTACATGGTAAAAGTTTCATCCCTTTAATCACGGGTTTTGGTTGCTCAGTACCTGCATTTATGGCTACAAGAACTTTAAAAAATAAAAAAGATAGGTTATTAACTCTTTTTATTATTAATTTTATGAGTTGTGGTGCAAGGCTTCCTGTATATGTGCTTTTTGTTGGAGTGTTTTTTCCTGCTGATGTGGCAGGAAATTATCTTTTTGGGATTTATCTTTTGGGTGCGTTTTTGGGTTTGATTGCAGCTAAGATTTTAAGAATGAGTGCTTTTAGAGGACAAGATGAGCCCTTTGTAATGGAAATGCCAAAATATAGAATGCCAAATTGGAATTTGGTATGGTTTATGGTGTTTAATAAAGCCAAAATGTATTTAAAAAAAGCAGGAACATTTATTTTGATAGCTTCTTTGTTTATTTGGTTTGCGAGTAATTTTCCTGCACAAGAAAATAATACTCAAAATGCTTTAACTCAAGAGCTTCAGATAGAAAATAGTTATCTTGGACAATTTGGCAAAACAATAGAGCCTATTTTTGCACCACTTGGTTTTGATTGGAAACTTAGTGTATCTTTGGTAAGTGGTTTAGCTGCTAAAGAAGTGATGATTTCTACTATGGGTGTGCTTTATTCTTTAGGTGATGAAGTTGATGAGACAAGTTTAAATTTACAAGAAGCTATAAAAGAAAACATCCCTTTTAACACAGCAGTTGCTTTTATACTTTTTGTTATGATTTATAATCCTTGCTTTGCAGCAACTATAGTTTTTGCTAAAGAAGCAGGAAATAAAAAATATGCATGGTATCTTTTTATATTTACATCTTTATGTGCGTATTTGATCGCTTTTTTGGGGATTAATATTGCTAAATTGATAATTTAATCATCTTTATGATGATTAAATTTCCATTTTTTGCTCTAAAGAATGTTGCCAAAAGGCTGTTTCAAGTCTTACAGTAGTATAAAAAATTTCGTTTAATTTTTTAAATTTTTCTTCACTAATGCTATTTGCATAAGAATTAAAAAAATCTTTAAATTCTTTAATTTCATCTTGAAATTCTTTTCCCGCATAGGTTAAAATCCACTCTTTGTAAGGATGATTTTCTAAGTTTTTTTCATTAAGTCCTTTATAAATTTCTTCTCCTATGTATGCATAGCCTATAGCACAAGCACTCAAAGCACATAGCATATCTAAATAATCTCCATTTTGTCCCACACTTAGTAAGTATCTTGTATAAGCAATATTAGTTAAACTTTCATCCTTATAGTCTAGTTTTTCTACATCAATGCCTAGTTTTAAAATACTTCTATGAAGCTCTAATTCTCCTTCTAAAGTGTAGTTTTGATTTTTAATAGCAAATTGAATTTCTTTAGCATTGTTCGTATTTAAAGCAAGCAGGGCATAGCATTTTGCATAATTATTTAAAAAGATATAATCTTGTTTAAGATAAAATAAAAATACATCTTTTTCTAAAGTGCCATTTTGAAGTTTTTTTACAAATTCATGATGGATGTATTGTTCCCAAGTTTTTTTATTTTCTTTTATAAGTCTATCCAAAAGCATCAATTTCCTTTGCTAAAATTTAAGCTTTTATTTAAACACAGATAATTAAATTTTTCGTAATAATCTTTAATTTTTAACTTTTTAAACAAGAAATTTATTTTTTTATTGTAAAATGTGGTTTAATTTTTTAAACTAGGAGATAAAAATGGCAATTTTTGATGATGTAAAAAAAGTAGTTGTTGAGCAACTTAGTGTTGATGAAGATGCAGTTAAAATGGAATCTAAAATCATTGAAGATTTAGGTGCAGATTCTTTAGATGTTGTTGAATTAGTTATGGCTTTAGAAGAAAAATTTGATGTAGAAATTCCAGACAGCGATGCTGAAAAACTAGTAAAAATCGAAGATGTTGTTAATTATATAGAAAATCTTCAAAAATAATTTTAATTTTTAATAAGGAGTGCGGTTTGAAACGCGTTGTAGTAACAGGTATAGGAATGATCAATGCCCTTGGCTTAGACAAAGATAGCTCATTTAAAGCAATTTGTGATGGCAAAAGTGGTGTTGATAAAATCACTCTTTTTGATACCACTGATTTTCCAGTGCAAATTGCTGCTGAAGTAAAAAATTTTGATCCTTTGAGTGTTTGTGATGCTAAAGAGGTTAAAAAAATAGATCGTTTTATACAACTTGGCATTAAAGCAGCAAGAGAAGCTATGGAAGATGCTAAATTTGATGAAACTTTAAACAAAGAAGAATTTGGTGTAGTTTCAGCAGCTGGTATAGGTGGTTTACCAAATATAGAAAAAAATTCTGTTACTTGCGCACAGCGTGGACCACGTAAAATTACTCCTTTTTTCATACCATCAGCTTTAGTTAATATGCTTGGTGGGATTATTTCAATCGAGCATGGATTACAAGGACCAAATATCTCATGCGTGACTGCTTGTGCAGCGGGAACTCATGCTATAGGCGAAGCTTATAAAAGCATAGCTTTAGGCAATGCAGATAAAATGCTTGTAGTAGGCGCTGAAGCAGCTATTTGTGCTGTGGGCATAGGTGGCTTTGCTGCTATGAAAGCTCTTTCTACTAGAAATGATGATCCAGCTAAGGCTTCAAGACCATTTGACAAAGAAAGAGATGGTTTTGTGATGGGTGAGGGTGCTGGTGCTTTAGTGTTTGAAGAGTATGAGGCTGCTAAAAAGCGTGGAGCTAAAATTTATGCTGAGTTAGTAGGTTTTGGCGAAAGTGCGGACGCACATCATATCACTTCGCCTACTTTAGAAGGGCCATTGCGTGCTATGAAAAAAGCTTTAAAAATGGCAGGAAATCCAAAAGTAGATTATATTAATGCGCACGGAACTTCTACTCCGGTAAATGATAAAAATGAAACAGCAGCTATTAAAGAACTTTTCAAAGATCAAATTCCTTTAGTTAGTTCTACAAAAGGTCAAACAGGCCATTGCTTAGGTGCTGCTGGTGCTATTGAAGCTGTTATTTCTTTAATGGCGCTTGATCAAGGTATATTACCGCCAACTATCAATCAAATCGTAGCAGATGAAAACTGTGATCTTGACTATATACCAAATACTGCAAGAAAAAGCGAAGTTAATGTTGTAATGAGCAATTCTTTTGGTTTTGGTGGAACAAATGGTTGTGTGATTTTCAAAAAAGTAGATTAATATGGCTTCTTATTTAGATTTTGAAAAAAATATTCAGCAAATTGATGAGGATTTAGCAAATGCTAAAATCAAAGGCGATGATGAAGCAGTAAAAATTTTAGAAAAAAATCTTGAAAAAGAAACCCAAAAAGTTTATAAAAATTTAAGCGATTATCAACGCTTACAGCTTGCAAGACATCCTGATCGTCCTTATGCGCTTGATTATATTCAAGCTATATTAAGTGATGCTTATGAAATTCACGGCGATCGTGCTTTTAGAGATGATCCTGCTATTGTGTGTTATGCAGGCTATATAGGTGGGAAAAAAGTTATTGTTATAGGTGAGCAAAAAGGTAGAGGTACTAAAGATAAACTTCATAGAAATTTTGGTATGCCTCATCCTGAAGGTTATAGAAAAGCTCTAAGAGTAGCAAAAATGGCTGAAAAATTCGACATACCGGTGTTGTTTTTAGTAGATACTCCAGGTGCTTACCCAGGAGTGGGTGCTGAAGAGCGTGGTCAAAGTGAGGCTATAGCTAGAAATTTATATGAATTAAGCGCTCTTAAAACAATCACTATAGCAGTAGTTATAGGCGAAGGTGGAAGTGGTGGTGCTTTAGCCATAGGAGTAGCTGATAAACTTGCTATGATGAAAAATTCAGTTTTTTCTGTGATTTCACCTGAGGGTTGTGCTGCTATTTTATGGAATGATCCATCAAAAAGTGAAGCTGCTACTAAAGCCATGAAAGTAACTGCTGATGATTTAAAAACTCAAGGTTTGATTGATGATGTTATCGAAGAGCCAATGAGTGGAGCTCATAGAGATAAAGAAAATGCGATTAAAAATTTAAGTGATTATGTCTTAAAAGCTATAGAAGAATTAGAGCAATACGATAAACGTGAATTAGCTGCATTAAGAATGCAAAAAATCTTTAAATTTGGAGCTTTTTCTGAATAATTTGCATTTTTATGCAAATTTCAACTTTTTTTAAAAAAACTATTGTATAATTACAACTTCAATTCAGTGGTTGGATAGCTCAGTCGGTAGAGCAGCAGACTGAAAATCTGCGTGTCGGCAGTTCGATTCTGCCTCTAACCACCATTTCCTTTTTTATTATAAAAATCATCTAATTCTTGAAGTTCATTTTCGTTAAATCCTGCTTGTATTCTAGCTGTTTTGTTATATACTTTTCCTAAAAGATTAAATTCTTTATATTTGGCACAAAGATCAAGATAACTATCATTTTCGTTTTTTGTATAATTCCACCAAAAATCCCCTTTATTTACATGTTTAATCTCATCATTTAGTATAATGGTAAAAATTTCACTAAATAAACTTTTTATAGGATGATTGGTGGTGTTTAATTTTTCTAAGACAAAAGGATTAGCATCAAGTCCTTTTGCTTCAAGTCCTCTATGAACTATGCCCATTCTGTGAGCAAGATTATCTTTGGTTAAAAACAAGGCTTTTTCAAGATTATCATGTGCATGGAAATCTCCATATTTAAAACCAAGTTCATTTAAAGTTTTTTCTAAAAGTAAAAAATGCTTAATTTCTTCATCAGCTACTTCAAGCCAATCTTGATAAAATTTCAATGGCAAGTTTTTAAACCTATAACTAGCATCTAAGGCCAAATTTATAGCACTATATTCTATATGTGCAACTGAATGTAATATTTTAGCTAAAGATAAAGTGCTATTTGCCTCTTTTGGACGCCTTATTTTCATAGGATGAAGGATTTTAACTTGTGAGTTTTCACAAATGATCGCTTCATGCGAATGATTAAAATCATATAAATTAGATTTAAAATTTTCATAAAACTCATTAAATAATTCAATCTTTTTAAAAATATCTTTGTGATATAAAATTTTTTCTAATTCTTCAAAGAAATTTCTTTTCATTTTTAAACCTTGTTAAATATTATATAAGATAAAAAAGTATAATATAAAAATTTTGAAAATTTAAAAAGGTTTGCTAAAAATATGTTTAATGTCATACATGCTCTTTTTTTTAGAGAGTTAAAGACAAGATTTGGTATTAATAAATATCTGGGCTATTTCTGGGTGATTGGAGAGCCTATGATGGTGGTTTTGGTAATCACTTCCATTATAGCAGCTATTAGAGAATTTCATCATCAAATCATGCCTGAGGGTGTTTCTATCTTTTTATTTTTAGCAGTAGGGATTATACCTTTTTTTATGTTTAGAAGTATTATTACTCAGCTTTTAAATGGCATAGGTGCAAATCTAGCTCTTTTTGCATATAAACCTATTCGCCCTATACATGTTTTTATTGCAAGAGCATTGCTTGAATTTTGTATTTATTTTACTATTTTTATTTGTGTAATGTTTTTAGCTGGATGGTTTTTGCATATGCAAGTTATACCTAAGCATTTTTTAGAAGTGATGTTTTCGTTTTTTTTGCTTGTGGTGTTTGGCTTTGCTATGGGAATGTGTTTTGCTATAGCAGGACATTTTGCAGAGCCTTTAAAAATGGCATTAAATTATTTAAATATAGTTTTATACTGGACAGCTTTGGTGGTATTTCCTATATGGATAGTTCCAAAACCTATTTTAGACATTTTATATTATAATCCACTTTTGCATATTATGGAACTTTTAAAATATAATTTTTTTCAAAATTATCCATTGCTTGATGATTATAATTACTATTACCCTATTGCATGTTTAAGTGTGATTTTGTTTTTGGGTTTGTTTTTTTATTATTTTACTAGAGAAAAGTTGATAGCGGTACGATGATAAAATTAGTTAATTTAACCAAATCTTTTCCTTTGCGCAATGGTGGAAGGCATTATGTTTTTAAAAACTTAAGTTTTGAATTTCCTGAAAATTGTAGTATAGGTTTAATGGGACGCAATGGTGCTGGAAAATCAACCTTAATGAAACTTTTAAGTGGTTCCTTGCTTCCTGATAGAGGTAAGATTATAACCAATAAAAAACTCTCTTGGCCTTTGGGTTTAGCAGGTGCATTTCAACATAGACTTTCAGCAAGGGACAATGCACGCTTTGTAGCTAGAGTGTATGGTTATAAAGGAAAGGATTTAGAAGAAAAGATTAAATTTGTGGAAGATTTTGCTGAGCTTGGTAAATTTTTTGATGAGCCTATGAATACTTACTCAGCTGGTATGAGTGCTAGGATATCTTTTGGTTTAAGTATGGCTTTTGATTTTGATTATTATTTGATTGATGAAGCAGGTGCTGTGGGAGATCCTAAATTTAGAGAAAAAAGCTCTAAAATTTATAAAGAAAAATTAAGTCAGTCAAAAGTTATCATGGTTTCACATAATGTAGCTGAAATTAAACAATGGTGTGATAAAATTATATTCATGCAAGATGGACAAGCTACTATATATAATGATGTAGATGAGGGTATAGCGGTGTATCAAGGAAAAATAAATGCAAAATGATTTATTAAAAAAGTTTAAAAATTTAAAGATACTTAATTCTTTTAAAATAGTATTGATTTTGACAGCATTTGTTGTGTTTTATTATATTTTTATAGCAGCAAATCGCTATGTGAGTGAAAGTGTTTTAAGTGTGAAATCAACTACAGGAGATAGCGGAGCTATCACAGGCATTGCTGCACTTTTAACTAATAATTCTTTTTCAAGCGAGGATATAACTTTCTTAAAATCTTACATCCATTCTTTAGATATGTTAAATATTTTAGAAGAAAAAATTCAAATTCGTGAGTTATATCAAAAACAAAAACTTGATTTTTTTTATAGCATTTCTTCATCGGCTGACCAAGAGGATTTTTTAAAGTATTATCAAAATCGTGTTAAGATTATTCAAGAAAACTCAGCCAATGGGCTTTTGCGTGTAGAAGTAGAAGGTTTTGATCCACAAAGTGCACATTTGATAGCTTCAACTATAGTTAAAGAAAGCGAAAAATTTATCAATGAAATTTCACACAAAGCCGCAAGAGATCAAATGCAATTTGCTGAAGAAGAACTTTTACAATTTAAAAAAAGATATCAAAAGGCTAAAGATGAGCTTTTGGCTTTTCAAAACAAATACGGAGTATTTGATCCACTCAAACAAGCAGAAGGTACGCTAAAACTCATAGCCGAACTTGAATCAAAGATAGCAGCCAAAGAAGCTGAGCTTTTAATGATGCAAAGCTATATAAATGATAATGCACCACAGATTGTTACTATAAAAAGTGAAATCACAGCTTTAAAAAAACAACTTCAAAAGGAAAAATCCAAAGTTTCATCCCCAAAATCTTCTCAAAAGCTTAATGATCTTGCAGCTAAATTTCAAGATCTAACCATAGAAGCAGGTTTTGCAGAAAGTGCTTACACAGCTGCATTAAAAGCTTATGAAAGTGCTAGGATAGAGGCTTTAAGAAAGATAAAACAAGTGGTTATAGTGCAAAGTCCAAGTTTACCTCAAAGTGCTAAATACCCAGAAGCTTTGTATAATATACTCACGGCTTTTATGATTTTATCTTTGATTTATGGAATTGTTAAATTTATTAAAATGATTATAGAGGAGCATAGATACTAATGAAAAAGATATTTTTATTTTTACTTTTACCTTTGTTTTTATTTTCGGCGGTAGATGTTTCTCAAATCGCAAAAATTCAAAATCAACCATTAACTCCATCTTTAGAGCCACAAATTATAAATTATGATAACAACCAAAGTGATTTTAATCAAACTCAAGTTCCGATAACTAAAGTTTTTGGTGCGCATTTATTTAATGGTAATTTTACTAAATTTACCCAACATGTTTACAATCCTGATTATAAATTAGCAGTAGGCGATAGGATTAATGTAAAAATTTGGGGTGCGGTAGAGTTTATACAAACTTTAACAGTAGATTCTCAAGGAAATATTTTTATACCAAAAGTAGGTGCGATTAATCTTTTGGGTGTGAAAAATAGTGCTTTGGTTCAAGTCATTACAAAAGCTATTAATAAAATCTATAAAAGCAATGTCTATGTATATGCAGATATGGATATTTATCAAAATGTATCGGTATTTGTTACAGGAAATGTAAATCAACCAGGCCTTTATCAAGGACTAAGTTCAGATTCTATTATACAGTATTTAGATAAAGCTAATGGTATTAATCTAGAATATGGTAGTTTTAGAGATATTCAAATTTTAAGAGATAATAAAGTCATTAAAAAGGTAGATTTGTATGATTTTTTACTTAAAGGCCAGCTTGATCTTTTTCCTTTTAGAATGGGTGATGTGATCTTAGTAGGTAGTGTACAAAAGTATGTTTTTGTAGAAGGAGATGTGCAAAAACCTTTTAGATTTGAGCTCAGTAATGATATTTTAAATTTAGAAGATATAGCCAAAGTTGCAGGAGCTAAACCTATAGTTACTAATGCTGTGGTAAAAAGCTATAGAGATGATCATAAATTACATGTAGATGCGTATAGCAAAAAGCAGTTTTTAGGTGTGAAATTATATAATGGTGATGAGATAGAGTTTAGACCTGATTATACTGCGCAAAATATTAGCATTAGTATAGAAGGTGAGCATAGTGGTCTGCACTCGGTGGTGATAAAAAAAGGCACAACTTTAGCTGAACTTGCTAAAATGATTACAGTTAATGATCAATCAAACATCAATGCCTTGCAAGTTTTTAGAAAAAGCGTAGCAGCTACTCAAAAACAGCTTATTGAAGCCCAGCTTAAAGAGCTTGAGACGCTAGCTCTAACAAGCTCTTCAGTTAATGCTGAACAAGCTAGTATTAGAGCTACTCAAGCTAAGACCATTTTAGAATTTATTGCGCGTGCAAAGCAAGCTCAGCCAAAAGGACAAATCGTTATAGACAATGTTAAGGCGTATAATTCTATAGTATTAGAAGAAGGTGATGTAGTAAATGTACCTAGTAAAAATAATCTTGTTTTAGTTCAAGGTGAAGTTTCTATACCAGGTGCATTTGTGTATATGGATAAAGAAAAATTAAAGTATTATATTAACCTAGCGGGTGGTTTTAGTGATAGAGCAGACATATCAAGAGTTTTGGTAATCAATGCCAATGGCAAAGCAACTAAATACAGCGGTAGAAGTTCAGCAGATATCAAAGCGGGAGATTCTATTTTAGTTTTACCAAAAGTAGATAGCCAAAATCTCCAAATTTTTAGCATGCTAACACAAATTTTATACCAAATAGCTATTGCAACTAATGTAGTGTTAAATATATAGGAATTTAGATGAGCCAAATAGATGCGATTAAAATAGCCAAAGAAGTTTTTGAGATAGAGTCAAAAACGATTTTAGATTTATGTGATAATTTAAATGAAGGTTTTAATAAAGCTATTGAGTTGATTTTATCTATCAAAGGTAGATGTGTAGTAAGTGGTATGGGTAAATCAGGTCATATAGGGGCTAAGATAGCTGCGACCTTAGCTAGCACAGGCACACCGAGCTTTTTTATGCATCCAGGTGAGGCATTACATGGAGATCTTGGTATGCTTACAAGCGAGGATGTGCTTTTGGCTATTTCAAATTCAGGAGAAACTGAAGAGGTTTTAAAACTCATACCAGTGATTAAAAAAAGAAAAATTCCTTTAATTGTCATGGCGGGAAATCA is a window encoding:
- a CDS encoding polysaccharide biosynthesis/export family protein; the protein is MKKIFLFLLLPLFLFSAVDVSQIAKIQNQPLTPSLEPQIINYDNNQSDFNQTQVPITKVFGAHLFNGNFTKFTQHVYNPDYKLAVGDRINVKIWGAVEFIQTLTVDSQGNIFIPKVGAINLLGVKNSALVQVITKAINKIYKSNVYVYADMDIYQNVSVFVTGNVNQPGLYQGLSSDSIIQYLDKANGINLEYGSFRDIQILRDNKVIKKVDLYDFLLKGQLDLFPFRMGDVILVGSVQKYVFVEGDVQKPFRFELSNDILNLEDIAKVAGAKPIVTNAVVKSYRDDHKLHVDAYSKKQFLGVKLYNGDEIEFRPDYTAQNISISIEGEHSGLHSVVIKKGTTLAELAKMITVNDQSNINALQVFRKSVAATQKQLIEAQLKELETLALTSSSVNAEQASIRATQAKTILEFIARAKQAQPKGQIVIDNVKAYNSIVLEEGDVVNVPSKNNLVLVQGEVSIPGAFVYMDKEKLKYYINLAGGFSDRADISRVLVINANGKATKYSGRSSADIKAGDSILVLPKVDSQNLQIFSMLTQILYQIAIATNVVLNI